One part of the Granulicella arctica genome encodes these proteins:
- a CDS encoding Rieske 2Fe-2S domain-containing protein: MGDFVRLADVAGPPTELLFGDWYPALRASELRVGKMTTATLLGIPVLLGRRSDGRVFAMRDLCPHRGIPLSAGWFDGETVQCKYHGWRFEPCGGQCVEIPSLTAEQREGLDPTKIYAAAFPCEERDGYAWVYVPAAGAGRVVSNLPVVPELPKFSARYKSAHLVAELPCNVDHGIIGLMDPAHGPFVHQAWWWRSKASIHEKTKHFEPLEDRENNGRNAGFRMSAHAPSGNSAPYKLLGVYGEPITTTIDFVLPNRRLETIRCGAKWFSSLTTITPVTASTCRIDVVAAWNVFYWVPFVTSIATFFGARFVRQDQETMIEQAQGLRSNPSLMLIDDADKPAKWYFALKQARLKGTGEHPLSGPVVLRWRS; encoded by the coding sequence TTGGGTGATTTCGTGAGACTGGCGGATGTGGCTGGCCCTCCGACGGAGCTGTTGTTCGGCGACTGGTATCCGGCGCTTCGTGCCAGTGAGCTGCGCGTCGGGAAGATGACGACGGCGACGCTGCTGGGGATTCCGGTGCTGCTGGGGCGCAGGTCCGATGGGCGTGTGTTTGCGATGCGGGACCTTTGTCCGCATCGGGGGATTCCGCTGTCGGCGGGCTGGTTCGATGGGGAGACGGTGCAGTGCAAGTACCATGGCTGGCGGTTCGAGCCGTGCGGCGGGCAGTGCGTGGAGATTCCTTCGCTGACGGCGGAGCAGCGCGAGGGGTTGGATCCGACGAAGATCTATGCGGCGGCGTTTCCGTGTGAGGAGCGCGATGGGTATGCGTGGGTGTATGTTCCGGCTGCCGGAGCGGGGCGTGTGGTGAGCAATCTGCCGGTGGTGCCGGAGCTGCCGAAGTTTTCGGCTCGATATAAGAGCGCGCATCTGGTGGCGGAGCTGCCGTGCAATGTGGATCACGGGATTATCGGGTTGATGGACCCGGCACATGGACCGTTTGTGCACCAGGCGTGGTGGTGGCGGTCGAAGGCGAGCATCCATGAGAAGACGAAGCACTTCGAGCCATTGGAAGATCGCGAAAACAATGGGCGAAACGCGGGGTTTCGGATGAGCGCGCATGCGCCTTCGGGGAACTCGGCTCCGTATAAGTTGCTGGGGGTGTATGGGGAGCCGATTACGACGACGATCGACTTTGTGTTGCCGAACCGGCGGCTGGAGACGATTCGGTGTGGGGCGAAGTGGTTCTCGAGTTTGACGACGATTACGCCGGTTACGGCTTCGACGTGTCGGATCGATGTGGTGGCGGCGTGGAATGTTTTTTATTGGGTGCCGTTTGTGACTTCGATCGCTACGTTCTTTGGAGCGCGGTTTGTGCGGCAGGATCAGGAGACGATGATCGAGCAGGCGCAGGGGCTGCGGTCGAATCCTTCGCTGATGCTGATTGATGATGCGGACAAACCGGCGAAGTGGTACTTCGCGCTGAAGCAGGCGCGGTTGAAGGGAACTGGGGAGCATCCGTTGAGTGGGCCGGTGGTGTTGCGATGGCGGAGCTGA
- a CDS encoding WD40/YVTN/BNR-like repeat-containing protein, translating to MTKPTILVATWGDGLFAVTDEGHTQEIANQPVRGLAPDGQGGALAIVGGHSLRRRAPNGEWTAVATSEFDLSCCMTVRGIIYVGTDDARMLRLSDGGGVLDPIDGFDNVAGRDAWFAGSAIVSGQRLGPPLGIRSVAANSNGSVLFANVHVGGIPRSMDGGRTWQPTIDINSDVHEVRAHQANPDIVAAAAAIGLCVSRDAGATWTIERDGLHALHCSAVAFSGDDILVSASIDPFAAEGRIYRRPVNPYGSLVAVEGGMPVWTEGKVDTGCIAANGSSIVVADRAGNLYGSDDFGLAWSCRSTRLPNPSGVLIC from the coding sequence GTGACGAAACCGACGATACTTGTGGCAACGTGGGGCGATGGGTTGTTCGCAGTCACCGACGAGGGGCACACGCAAGAGATTGCGAACCAGCCCGTCAGAGGGCTCGCACCGGATGGACAAGGCGGTGCGCTCGCGATAGTTGGCGGGCATTCCCTGCGCAGGCGTGCACCAAACGGCGAGTGGACAGCCGTCGCTACAAGCGAGTTCGACCTATCCTGCTGTATGACCGTGCGAGGCATCATCTACGTTGGAACGGACGATGCCCGCATGCTGCGGTTGAGCGATGGGGGCGGCGTGCTCGATCCTATAGATGGTTTTGACAACGTCGCGGGGCGGGATGCCTGGTTCGCGGGTTCGGCAATTGTTAGTGGGCAGCGTCTTGGACCACCGCTAGGTATTCGCTCTGTTGCGGCCAACTCGAACGGGAGTGTATTGTTCGCCAACGTTCACGTGGGAGGCATTCCGCGTTCCATGGATGGCGGAAGAACCTGGCAGCCCACCATCGATATCAACAGCGATGTTCATGAGGTGCGTGCGCACCAGGCAAATCCGGATATTGTCGCCGCGGCGGCCGCTATCGGCCTTTGCGTTAGCCGTGACGCAGGAGCAACGTGGACCATAGAACGCGACGGCCTACACGCACTACACTGCTCCGCAGTAGCGTTTTCGGGCGACGACATTCTTGTCTCCGCGTCGATCGATCCCTTTGCGGCTGAGGGGCGAATTTATCGGAGGCCGGTCAATCCATATGGATCCCTAGTAGCCGTCGAAGGTGGGATGCCGGTATGGACCGAGGGTAAAGTTGACACCGGTTGCATCGCCGCAAACGGCTCGTCAATTGTGGTTGCTGATAGAGCTGGCAACTTGTACGGCTCGGATGACTTCGGGCTGGCTTGGTCATGCAGGAGCACCCGACTGCCGAACCCAAGCGGGGTTCTAATCTGTTGA
- a CDS encoding ArnT family glycosyltransferase, whose protein sequence is MISSAIPAERASSTRNRLILIGLWIIFYAGFTLFTPPLLDDADSVHAEVAREMILRHDWVTLYANGIRYLEKAPVLYWSMAASFKLFGVSTAAARLPLALSVLALLLTLEAFARRAFQSTRAGLYAGLVLLSSFGIFIFTRILIPDLAVCLWLTLAMLCFWKTEQQEQPSRWLCYGFAACCALNVLTKGLIGIVFPVVIVLAYLLLTRNVPRGTFLRLRQLHPLSSLAVFFAIAAPWHILIGLANPTQGHPGGVAFVHGHWSVPLPTDGNVHGWFWFYFVNEQVLRYLNLRVPRDYDTVPLLLFWGLLLIWLMPWSAFIFNDIAAIRRDRTRLLLGLWAAIPMLFFSFSTRQEYYVLPAIPALVLLLAAWLDEDAKEPGIAGRRIAVVLFAFGTIASAMALFFAYSGTKPSANMDLASMLQQNPGDYALSFGHFLDLNREAMGAFRVPLLLTAIALFGSSLAHLLLRRRGKAHAANLALAAGAFGFLLAAHLGLQTFSPVLTSRQLAAAIAPQLKAQDLIVIHGEYEAASTLGFYLRRNDLHILEGRSSNLWYGSFFPDAPKIFETKESLAARWPGPQRIFLWQDLSNDPGPLPVLPGPVYLIFKSGGKEILSNRMGQ, encoded by the coding sequence ATGATCTCTTCCGCCATCCCCGCCGAGCGAGCTTCATCTACCCGCAACAGGCTCATTCTAATTGGTTTATGGATTATCTTCTACGCCGGCTTCACCCTCTTCACTCCCCCGCTGCTGGACGACGCCGACTCCGTCCACGCCGAGGTCGCCCGCGAGATGATCCTCCGTCACGACTGGGTCACCCTCTACGCCAACGGCATCCGCTACCTCGAAAAAGCCCCCGTCCTCTACTGGTCGATGGCCGCCAGCTTCAAGCTCTTCGGCGTCAGCACCGCCGCCGCCCGTCTGCCATTGGCACTTTCAGTATTAGCGCTTCTATTAACCCTCGAAGCCTTCGCCCGCCGAGCCTTCCAAAGCACCCGAGCCGGTCTCTACGCCGGACTCGTCCTGCTCTCCAGCTTCGGCATCTTCATCTTCACCCGCATCCTCATTCCCGACCTCGCCGTCTGCCTCTGGCTTACTTTGGCAATGCTCTGTTTCTGGAAGACCGAGCAGCAGGAGCAGCCCAGCCGCTGGCTTTGCTACGGATTCGCCGCCTGCTGCGCTCTGAATGTGCTCACAAAAGGGCTCATCGGGATCGTTTTCCCGGTCGTCATCGTCCTCGCGTACCTTTTGTTGACCAGGAATGTTCCACGTGGAACATTCCTGCGGCTCCGCCAGCTGCATCCGCTTTCGAGTTTGGCTGTCTTTTTTGCCATCGCCGCCCCCTGGCACATCCTCATCGGCCTCGCGAACCCCACCCAGGGGCATCCTGGAGGCGTTGCCTTTGTACATGGGCACTGGAGCGTTCCGCTGCCGACCGATGGGAATGTGCATGGGTGGTTCTGGTTTTACTTCGTGAACGAGCAAGTCTTGCGGTATCTGAATCTGCGGGTGCCGCGGGATTATGACACGGTTCCGTTGCTATTGTTCTGGGGGTTATTACTGATCTGGTTAATGCCATGGAGTGCTTTTATTTTCAATGACATAGCCGCAATTCGACGTGACAGAACGCGGCTCCTGCTGGGACTGTGGGCGGCTATTCCGATGCTGTTTTTCTCATTTTCCACACGGCAGGAGTATTACGTGCTTCCGGCGATTCCGGCGCTTGTGCTGCTGCTGGCTGCGTGGCTGGATGAGGATGCGAAGGAGCCGGGGATCGCCGGGCGGCGCATTGCCGTCGTGCTCTTCGCGTTTGGAACGATCGCGTCGGCTATGGCTCTCTTCTTTGCCTACTCGGGGACTAAGCCTAGCGCGAACATGGACTTAGCGAGCATGTTGCAGCAGAATCCCGGGGACTATGCCTTGTCGTTTGGGCATTTTCTCGATCTGAACCGGGAGGCCATGGGAGCCTTTCGCGTTCCGTTGCTGCTGACGGCGATTGCGCTCTTCGGTAGCAGCCTTGCTCATCTTCTGTTGCGCAGGCGGGGGAAGGCTCACGCCGCCAACCTTGCGCTGGCTGCTGGAGCCTTTGGCTTTCTGCTCGCTGCGCATCTTGGACTACAGACTTTCTCGCCGGTGCTGACCTCGCGACAGTTGGCTGCGGCTATTGCGCCGCAGTTGAAGGCGCAGGATTTGATCGTCATCCACGGGGAGTATGAAGCAGCGAGCACGCTGGGGTTCTATCTGCGGCGGAACGATCTGCATATTCTTGAGGGGCGCAGCTCGAACCTTTGGTATGGGAGCTTCTTTCCGGATGCGCCGAAGATCTTCGAGACGAAGGAGAGCCTTGCGGCGCGCTGGCCGGGGCCGCAGCGCATCTTTCTCTGGCAGGATTTGAGTAACGATCCCGGACCTCTGCCGGTACTGCCGGGACCGGTTTATTTGATCTTCAAGTCAGGCGGAAAAGAGATTCTAAGTAACCGGATGGGGCAATAG
- the glyA gene encoding serine hydroxymethyltransferase, which yields MSIDLNATLASADPEIASQIQNEVARQHEGLEMIASENFVSRAVLEAAGTVFTNKYAEGYPGKRYYGGCEFADVVENLARDRAKQLFGAEHANVQPHSGSQANAAAFMTLLSPGDTILGLDLAHGGHLTHGHKLNFSGKLYRVVGYQVRKDTETIDYDELEATAERERPKVIIGGGSAYPRIFDFARMRAIADKVGAHLVVDMAHFAGLVAAGVHPSPVPHAHIVTTTTHKTLRGPRGGLILCRQEFAAGVDRSVFPGQQGGPLVHIVAAKAVAFREALQPEFAAYAQQIVANAKVLAEAIAGEGYRIVSGGTDTHLMLIDVFQKGILGSEAEHALGEAGITVNKNAIPYDTNPPVKPSGIRIGTPALTTRGMKEPEMRIIAGWIAEALEHRNDAAHLAKIRGQVVELAEKFPLYAWLR from the coding sequence ATGTCGATCGATCTGAATGCTACCCTTGCCTCCGCCGACCCGGAGATCGCCTCCCAGATACAGAACGAAGTCGCCCGCCAGCATGAGGGCCTCGAGATGATCGCATCCGAGAACTTCGTCAGCCGCGCGGTGCTGGAGGCTGCAGGCACGGTCTTCACGAACAAGTATGCCGAAGGCTACCCCGGCAAGCGCTACTACGGCGGCTGCGAGTTCGCCGATGTCGTCGAGAACCTCGCCCGCGACCGCGCCAAGCAGCTCTTCGGCGCCGAGCATGCCAATGTGCAGCCGCACTCCGGCTCGCAGGCCAACGCTGCCGCCTTTATGACGCTGCTTTCGCCCGGCGACACCATCCTCGGCCTCGATCTCGCGCACGGCGGCCACCTCACCCACGGCCACAAGCTCAACTTCTCCGGCAAGCTCTACCGCGTCGTCGGCTATCAGGTCCGCAAAGACACCGAGACCATCGACTACGACGAGCTCGAAGCAACCGCCGAGCGTGAGCGCCCCAAGGTCATCATCGGAGGCGGCAGCGCCTACCCGCGCATCTTCGACTTCGCCCGTATGCGTGCCATCGCGGACAAGGTCGGCGCACATCTGGTGGTCGATATGGCGCACTTCGCCGGGCTGGTCGCCGCTGGCGTTCATCCCTCGCCCGTGCCCCACGCGCACATCGTCACCACCACGACGCACAAGACGCTGCGCGGCCCCCGCGGTGGCCTCATCCTCTGCCGGCAGGAGTTTGCCGCTGGTGTGGACCGCAGCGTCTTCCCCGGCCAGCAGGGCGGTCCGCTCGTCCACATCGTCGCGGCGAAGGCCGTGGCCTTCCGCGAGGCGCTCCAGCCGGAGTTTGCCGCCTACGCGCAGCAGATCGTCGCCAACGCCAAGGTCCTTGCCGAAGCCATCGCAGGCGAGGGTTACCGCATCGTCTCGGGTGGAACCGATACGCATCTGATGCTTATCGACGTCTTCCAGAAGGGCATCCTCGGCAGCGAGGCGGAGCACGCGCTCGGCGAGGCGGGCATCACCGTCAACAAGAACGCCATCCCTTACGACACCAATCCGCCGGTAAAGCCCAGCGGCATCCGCATCGGCACACCCGCTCTCACCACACGCGGCATGAAGGAGCCCGAGATGCGCATCATCGCCGGATGGATCGCCGAGGCGCTCGAGCATCGCAACGACGCAGCCCATCTCGCAAAGATTCGCGGACAGGTTGTTGAACTGGCAGAGAAGTTTCCACTGTATGCTTGGCTACGATAG
- a CDS encoding DUF4126 family protein, whose protein sequence is MMSWMLAIPLLGFATGLRSMTPIAVLCWFGYFGTLPVHHDWAFWTTRLVTAIVFTVFAVGEYIGDVLPQMPNRTSPVPLTARLILGGLVGALAATALHGSALEGIILGSLGALLGAFVGFHVRRDLVQSTGWPDWTAAITEDAVAILAAVFAMAIVTG, encoded by the coding sequence ATGATGTCATGGATGCTGGCGATTCCCCTGCTGGGGTTCGCAACCGGCCTGCGTAGCATGACTCCCATCGCGGTCCTGTGCTGGTTCGGCTACTTCGGCACGCTTCCCGTGCATCACGACTGGGCCTTCTGGACGACCCGGCTGGTCACGGCGATCGTCTTCACGGTCTTTGCTGTGGGCGAGTACATCGGCGATGTACTGCCGCAGATGCCGAACCGCACCTCGCCCGTTCCACTCACGGCGCGTCTCATCCTCGGCGGTCTGGTCGGAGCCCTTGCAGCCACGGCGCTGCATGGATCGGCTCTTGAAGGCATCATCCTCGGTTCACTGGGCGCGCTGCTCGGCGCATTTGTGGGCTTCCACGTCCGGCGCGACCTCGTCCAAAGCACCGGCTGGCCGGACTGGACCGCGGCGATCACCGAAGACGCGGTCGCCATCCTGGCTGCGGTCTTCGCGATGGCCATCGTTACGGGATAA
- a CDS encoding SPFH domain-containing protein, whose amino-acid sequence MTLFGEVMNPGSGRSGDAQQQYMAKLLKRGAVVLVLLVAAIIFFNYVAAITRIGAGYVGVEVVLSGSQRGPSEIPIRTGWVFYSPLRSQIIEFPTFVQTVKWTHDLNEGRASNEEMSFNSKEGMEIYSDVSLSYAIEPRRVPDFYVKYRLSDLDMFTHGILRDVVRNSLNEVASTYSVEQIYGEQKAEFLAKVQTLIQQKMEPVGVGIQQFGFIGAPRVPAVIATAITSKAQAIQDAERARNELAKTQAEAAKTVAEAEGEAKAAVTRANGEAEANKIRQTSLTPQLLELRKIENQKALIDRWNGQLPTVQTGNGGLLMELPKPDK is encoded by the coding sequence GTGACGTTATTTGGTGAGGTTATGAACCCCGGCAGCGGCCGGAGTGGAGATGCACAGCAGCAGTACATGGCAAAGCTGTTGAAGCGCGGAGCGGTAGTGCTCGTGCTGCTCGTCGCCGCCATCATCTTCTTCAACTACGTAGCGGCGATCACGCGGATCGGCGCGGGCTACGTCGGCGTGGAGGTGGTCCTGAGCGGTTCGCAGCGCGGACCCTCGGAGATCCCCATCCGCACCGGATGGGTCTTCTACAGTCCGCTGCGGTCGCAGATTATCGAGTTCCCGACCTTTGTGCAGACGGTAAAGTGGACGCACGATCTGAACGAGGGCCGCGCCAGCAATGAGGAGATGAGCTTCAACTCGAAGGAGGGCATGGAGATCTACTCGGACGTGTCGCTCTCCTACGCGATCGAGCCGCGCCGTGTGCCGGACTTTTACGTGAAGTACCGGCTGAGCGATCTCGATATGTTTACCCACGGCATCCTGCGCGATGTGGTGCGGAACAGCCTCAACGAGGTGGCGTCGACCTATAGCGTCGAGCAGATCTACGGGGAGCAGAAGGCGGAGTTTCTGGCCAAGGTCCAGACGCTGATCCAGCAGAAGATGGAGCCGGTTGGTGTGGGCATCCAGCAGTTCGGCTTCATCGGTGCGCCGCGCGTACCGGCTGTGATTGCCACCGCGATCACCTCCAAGGCACAGGCAATCCAGGACGCCGAGCGTGCCCGTAACGAGCTGGCGAAGACGCAGGCCGAGGCGGCAAAGACCGTCGCCGAGGCCGAGGGTGAGGCGAAGGCCGCCGTCACCCGCGCCAACGGCGAGGCCGAGGCGAACAAGATTCGTCAGACGTCGCTGACGCCGCAGTTGCTGGAGCTCAGGAAGATCGAGAACCAGAAGGCGCTCATTGATCGCTGGAACGGCCAGCTTCCGACGGTGCAGACCGGCAATGGTGGTCTGCTGATGGAGCTGCCAAAGCCGGACAAATAA